A window from Vanessa atalanta chromosome 18, ilVanAtal1.2, whole genome shotgun sequence encodes these proteins:
- the LOC125071034 gene encoding probable methyltransferase-like protein 15 homolog, producing the protein MTSQYKKFTKLIAKWPVDSSKGERDLGKFIREKVKVAFEASNKQNLDSELCTRQYNALNKIADNHYRDRYKRTNQSTATGLSTEECNLILSSEVLTYLKEENKVLSRKLHNKTYKDHTPVMLNEVIKHLKPNDNELYIDMTFGAGGHSRKILESANCQLITLDRDPIAYDKAKKLSEEYPNRVIPLLGKFSELPTLLKSVGIKQCSIDGILFDFGCSSMQLDNGERGFAVSKNGYLDMRMDAGRDPNQITAREVLATANEHELYKIFKYYGEEKRAAKIAQTIIHARYMIKNIDTTHELVDIVDSCCPDEFRLDKLQRPQSNATKVFQALRIFVNNELNELNYGMVLAKYYLKINGRLVTVCFHSLEDTIVKRHIAGNIVNETANPVPLRYLSPMLVQDQETINQFLDSPWKAINKHVEVPSDEEVERNPRSRSARLRAALKIK; encoded by the exons ATGACTTCTCAGTATAAAAAGTTTACGAAGTTAATAGCTAAATGGCCGGTGGACAGTTCTAAAGGGGAAAG gGATCTTGGCAAGTTCATACGAGAAAAAGTGAAAGTTGCTTTTGAAGCATCCAATAAGCAAAATTTAGATTCTGAACTGTGTACCCGTCAATACAACGCTCTAAACAAAATAGCAGACAACCATTACCGTGACAGATATAAAAGAACCAACCAAAGCACTGCAACCGGCTTGAGCACTGAAGAGTGTAACCTCATTCTATCTAGTGaagtattaacatatttaaaggaGGAAAACAAAG ttttatctcGCAAGCTTCATAATAAAACCTACAAGGACCATACACCTGTTATGttaaatgaagtaataaaacacttaaaaccTAATGACAATGAACTCTACATCGACATGACTTTTGGTGCAGGTGGCCACTCTAGAAAGATTCTCGAATCAGCTAATTGTCAATTAATAACACTAGATAGAGATCCCATTGCCTATGATAAAGCTAAAAAACTCTCTGAAGAATATCCAAACAGAGTAATTCCATTATTAGGAAAATTTAGTGAGCTTCCTACACTTTTGAAAAGTGTTGGTATTAAACAGTGCTCAATAGATGGCATATTATTTGACTTTGGTTGCTCCTCCATGCAACTAGATAATGGTGAAAGAGGTTTTGCTGTTAGCAAAAATGGTTATCTCGATATGAGAATGGATGCTGGTAGAGATCCCAATCAAATTACCGCCAGGGAAGTTTTAGCAACTGCTAATGAACATGAGctttacaaaatttttaaatactatggAGAGGAGAAGAGGGCTGCGAAAATAGCTCAAACAATAATACATGCTAGGTACATGATAAAGAATATCGATACGACACATGAATTGGTCGATATTGTAGATTCTTGCTGCCCAGATGAATTCAGATTAGATAAACTTCAGAGACCACAATCAAATGCAACTAAAGTATTTCAAGCATTacgtatatttgttaataatgaaCTCAATGAGCTTAACTACGGTATGGTACTGgctaagtattatttaaaaataaatggaagGTTGGTCACAGTTTGCTTTCATTCCCTCGAAGATACGATAGTTAAACGACATATTGCTGGAAATATAGTTAATGAAACAGCTAATCCAGTCCCATTAAGATATCTTAGTCCTATGTTAGTACAAGATCAGGAAACAATAAATCAATTCTTAGATTCTCCATGGAAAGCAATAAACAAACATGTTGAAGTGCCCTCTGATGAAGAAGTTGAAAGAAACCCAAGGAGTAGGAGTGCTCGATTGAGAGCTGcacttaaaataaagtaa